A stretch of Plasmodium chabaudi chabaudi strain AS genome assembly, chromosome: 14 DNA encodes these proteins:
- a CDS encoding protein transport protein SEC13, putative, with product MSELIAFDSNHTKSINDCELDYYSKKLATCSSDNTVKIFDVSLAREPICIAEIRDHTSAVWKVCWSHPKYGSLLASCSYDKSVIIYKEVSINKYDMIYVNNEHKSSVNYIEWSPSEYGLHLGCACLDGHLSIISYNFNKGPNEGGWHKHSVRAHLNGVSCLSWEKPFNLISENKNINDTNDAITSFKLVSGGYDNQVIIWMFDNNTKEFHKIFQMNDKPHNSLIKDVAWRPNLNDSTNMIASCSEEKIVILWIEDASNNRWKNGQTIKLEHKVHKISWSPNGTILAIACSNENSYLYKENMEGVWEEICNLSDNEKKKVDESIASVDNVAAPIENSDNMDGYNNNAPYVNTEGQHMLNNNINYPNQMNNMPYGNEMTDNSKIPKNMNVNTPMMPEDPNMLKHSSVQGPPPTMPNNAFKNNPYGQGSPPLAPPINPSPMNPNMAPPKTTPPGPAPPSQLNSIEKPHSPDNPNFSGQQIPNHMNNPGGALKYPPDQQAPPTTVNNMPNTNAYNFNPVNNKPNMPPSPPQMAGAPNAPPMGPPPAAFQKGSTDSLQYPPPIPNANNNLNNNMHNNPQNVPPNFSKMQAPMNPGQFPNMNENKSSFSSQQMPGPPPPAFSPASNEMSGMNKVGNFPNYNPNMMNNPNAPPLKNMSAGNCPPMNYGQGPTPPMNPPTNPPMNPQMNPQMNPPMNPPMNPPMNPPNDPNYMKPNMQYNSYPNYNYPRQ from the exons ATGAGTGAATTAATTGCATTTGATTCAAATCACACCAAATCAATTAATGATTGTGAATTAGATTATTATAGCAAGAAGCTGGCAACATGTTCCAGTGATAACactgtaaaaatatttgatgTAAGTTTGGCAAGAGAACCTATATGTATAGCTGAGATAAGAGATCATACTTCTGCTGTTTGGAAAGTATGTTGGTCTCATCCCAAATATGGAAGTTTACTAGCTAGCTGTTCTTATGATAAAAgtgttataatatataaagaagtgagcataaataaatatgatatgatatatgtaaataatgaGCATAAAAGTAGTGTTAACTACATTGAATGGTCACCATCAGAATATGGTTTACATTTAGGATGTGCATGCTTAGATGGGCATTTAAGTATAATatcttataattttaataaaggACCAAATGAAGGGGGTTGGCATAAACATAGTGTACGAGCCCATTTAAATGGTGTATCATGTTTAAGTTGGGAAAAACCATTTAATTTGATatcagaaaataaaaacataaatgatACTAATGATGCTATAActtcatttaaattagtTTCTGGAGGATATGACAATCAAGTTATTATATGGATGTTTGACaataatacaaaagaattccataaaatattccaaATGAATGATAAACCTCATAATTCATTAATAAAAGATGTTGCATGGAGACctaatttaaatgattcTACAAATATGATTGCATCTTGTtcagaagaaaaaatagttatattGTGGATAGAAGATGCAAGTAATAATAGATGGAAAAATGGCCAAACGATAAAATTGGAACATAAAGTTCATAAAATTAGTTGGTCTCCAAATGGAACTATATTAGCAATAGCATGCAGTAATGAAAattcttatttatataaagaaaatatggaaGGTGTTTGGGAAGAAATATGTAACTTATCagataatgaaaagaaaaaggtGGACGAAAGCATTGCTAGTGTTGATAATGTTGCTGCACCCATAGAAAATAGTGATAATATGGATGgatacaataataatgcacCATATGTGAATACAGAAGGCCAACATATGttaaacaataatataaattatcctaaccaaatgaataatatgcCATATGGTAATGAAATGACAGATAATTCTAAAATTcctaaaaatatgaatgtaAATACTCCAATGATGCCAGAAGATCCAAACATGCTAAAGCATTCATCAGTACAAGGCCCACCTCCAACTATGCCAAATAatgcatttaaaaataatcccTATGGTCAGGGAAGTCCACCCCTTGCTCCCCCTATAAACCCTAGTCCAATGAATCCAAATATGGCTCCTCCGAAAACCACACCACCAG GCCCTGCACCCCCATCACAATTAAACTCAATTGAGAAACCTCATTCTCCTGATAATCCAAATTTTTCAGGTCAACAAATACCAAACCATATGAACAATCCAGGTGGTGCATTGAAATATCCTCCCGATCAGCAAGCACCCCCAACAAcagtaaataatatgccTAATActaatgcatataattttaaccCAGTAAATAATAAGCCAAATATGCCTCCATCGCCTCCACAAATGGCTGGAGCCCCAAATGCCCCACCAATGGGACCACCACCTGCAGCATTTCAAAAAGGATCTACTGATTCATTGCAATACCCACCTCCAATCCCAAAtgctaataataatttaaataataatatgcataataatcCACAAAATGTACCAccaaatttttcaaaaatgcAAGCCCCAATGAATCCAGGTCAATTTCCAAATatgaatgaaaataaatcgaGTTTTAGTTCACAACAAATGCCGGGTCCACCACCTCCAGCATTTTCCCCAGCATCTAATGAAATGAGCGGAATGAATAAAGTTGGAAATTTCCCAAATTATAATCCAAATATGATGAATAATCCAAATGCACCTCccctaaaaaatatgagtGCAGGTAATTGTCCTCCAATGAATTATGGTCAAGGCCCAACACCACCAATGAATCCACCAACTAACCCTCCAATGAACCCCCAAATGAACCCCCAAATGAACCCACCAATGAACCCGCCAATGAATCCGCCAATGAACCCACCAAATGATccaaattatatgaaaccAAATATGCAGTATAATTCATATcctaattataattatccaCGTCAATGA
- a CDS encoding pre-mRNA-splicing regulator, putative, which translates to MSQESPYAIINDEANECTEDNLNEYINEFKKREHIYLSCISSLEKEICQFHTYLNEWRSMHMYEDEDGKSSKDIININSLRNLLIDPSINLEIKELRQKIYEITRKCNIAEEKLQGCTFDAQATAGQRLINKCKKLQDENYELGKTLEENTLQPISIQIINLKQQISFYKNELKSLKELNVDIDEDNELLSQQLADLTKKYTKIVDQNNKLEKKNTRLNKYINKLKSKLNKSDLPIEENGNYKKGQNYEEGYRSHDENIINNSGSDKNDSNYGKNYNKDNYRGEYNDDGYSSANTRSKKHRNHKYNDVRSYRDMSDGYNSRERTDMHNMYGNDEDYERNESNYRDRKYSGDEEDYTYENDDNYRKRNSYDSRERKYRKTDRSHHRDKKYDKYKVKSKDKSRKDRTRDKDRDRDRDRDRDRDRDRDRNREKTKDKEKDKMKNKYKSKNKEKSKGKGKRDSDYDSNYSDSKKKNTKDRDSNDHRDFSRTNIQKNDDNNDKNSENDRYVYLYK; encoded by the exons atgtcTCAAGAAAGCCCTTATGCAATTATTAATGATGAGGCAAATGAATGTACAGaagataatttaaatgaatatatcaATGAGTTtaag AAAAGAGAGCATATATACCTTTCCTGCATATCGTCCCTGGAAAAGGAAATATGCCAGTTCCACACCTACTTGAATGAATGGAGaagtatgcatatgtatgaAGATGAAGATGGTAAATCATcaaaagatataataaatataaattctttgagaaatttattaattgatccatctataaatttagaaataaaagaattacgacaaaaaatttatgaaataaCAAGAAAATGTAATATAGCAGAAGAGAAATTACAAGGATGTACATTTGATGCTCAAGCAACAGCAGGACAAAGacttattaataaatgtaaaaagTTACAAGATGAAAATTATGAGTTAGGTAAAACATTAGAAGAAAATACATTACAACCTATAtcaatacaaataataaatttaaaacaacaaatatctttttataaaaacgaATTAAAATCATTAAAGGAATTAAATGTAGATATAGATGAAGataatgaattattaaGTCAGCAATTAGCagatttaacaaaaaaatatacaaaaattgttgatcaaaataataaattagaaaaaaaaaatacaagattaaataaatatattaataaattaaaatcaaaattaaataaatccGATTTACCAATTGaagaaaatggaaattataaaaaaggtcAAAACTATGAAGAAGGTTATCGCAGtcatgatgaaaatattataaataatagcggcagtgataaaaatgatagtaATTATGGAAAGAATTATAATAAGGACAATTATAGGGGAGAATATAATGATGATGGATATTCATCTGCAAATACACGAAGCAAAAAACATCGAAATcacaaatataatgatgTAAGATCTTATAGAGATATGTCTGATGGATATAATTCACGTGAAAGAACagatatgcataatatgtATGGAAATGATGAAGATTATGAAAGGAATGAATCAAATTATAGAGACAGAAAATATAGTGGTGATGAAGAAGACTATACctatgaaaatgatgataattatCGAAAGAGAAATTCATATGATAGCAGAGAACGGAAATACAGAAAAACGGATAGAAGTCATCACAGAGATAAGAAATATGATAAGTATAAAGTAAAGAGCAAAGATAAAAGCAGAAAAGATAGAACCCGAGATAAGGATAGAGATAGAGATCGGGACAGAGATAGAGACAGGGATAGAGATAGAGACCGAAATagagaaaaaacaaaagataaagaaaaagataaaatgaaaaataaatacaagagtaaaaacaaagaaaaaagcAAAGGAAAAGGCAAACGAGATAGTGATTATGATAGTAATTATTCTgattcgaaaaaaaaaaatacaaaagaTCGTGATAGTAATGATCATAGAGATTTTTCTAGAACAAACATCCAAAAAAACGATGacaataatgataaaaacagtgaaaatgatagatatgtatatttatataaataa